The genomic segment GACCAGCAATCAGCCACCCATTCCCATGCATTGCCGTTCATATCATGAAAGCCCCATGGGTTTGGCTTAAACGACCCAACAGGGGCAGAACCAAGGCCGGACCATTTGGACCCACATTTTCGGCAATTGGCATTGTTTTTTCCGGGTTTGTCGCCCCACCAATAGGCGGTTGTTGTACCCGCGCGTGCGCCATATTCCCATTCTGCCTCACTGGGCAGGCGATAGGTTTTGCCTGTTTTTTTGGAAATCCACGAAAGGTAATCCCCAATATCTTTGTAGGTCACATTGATAATAGGATAGCGTCCTTTACCCCAGCCATGATCATCAGGTGCGGCCTTACAGCCTAGCTCTTGGGCGCAAGCTTCCCATTCATCAAAGGTAATTTCATACTTCCCAAGGGCAAAAGGGTAATCAATGCGCACTTCATGGGCAGGGCGCTCATATTTATAAGCGGTATCATCCCCCATGATAAAGCTGCCCGGAGCCAGCGTGATCATGCGCGGGCAAGCTTCACAGTCTTTAAATTCCTGCCCTGTTGCAAAGGCAGGTTCTGCCTGTGCAGACGATATATTGAGTAGGACTATTCCCAGAAAAAGGATAAATCGCAAACCATTCCCTCCAGTTCTTAAGAAATACTCTACTAGATTGTAAAGAAAAAGGGGAGCTCAATAGCACCCCTTTTCCTCAAAAACCATTTTTTAAAGCTTTGTTTTAGCCGACATGACCCATGTCTGGCTTAACCGCAGCCATACGCAAGCGCAGGGCGTTGAGCTTGATGAAGCCTTCAGCATCGCGTTGATCGTATACTTCATCTTCTTCAAAGGTGACATGTTCTTCAGAATATAAAGAGACGTCTGATTTACGGCCCACAACAATGACATTGCCTTTATAAAGCTTAAGGCGAACCACACCGGATACATTTTCCTGTGTGGAATCGATCAAGGCCTGAAGGGCAGCGCGCTCTGGCGACCACCAGAAACCGTTATAGATTAGCTCAGCATAACGTGGCATCAGCTCATCTTTAAGGTGGCCTGCGTTACGGTCAAGCGTGATGGATTCCATTGCGCGGTGGGCTGTTAACATAATGGTGCCGCCCGGTGTTTCATAAACACCGCGTGATTTCATACCGACAAAACGGTTCTCAACCAGATCAAGGCGACCAATGCCGTTCTTGCCAGCCAGATCGTTCAGCGCTGTCAACATGTCAGCAGGTGAAAGTTTTTTACCATCAAGCTTAACCGGATCACCTTTTTCATATTCGATCTCGATATATGTTGGTGTGTCTGGTGCGGCTTCTGGGGCAATGGTGCGCAAGAACATGCTTTCTTCATACTCAGACCATGGGTCTTCCAGTGCCTTACCTTCATAAGAAATGTGAAGCAGGTTAGCATCCATGGAATAAGGCGCTTCACCAAATTTGTCTTTTGGAACCGGAATTTGGTGATGCTGGGCATATTCGATTAATTTTGTGCGAGAATTCAAATCCCACTCACGCCAAGGTGCAATCACCTTGATATCTGGCTGAAGACCGTAATAGCCAAGCTCGAAACGAACCTGATCGTTACCTTTACCAGTGGCCCCGTGAGAAACCGCATCAGCGCCAACTTCACGTGCAATTTCAATTTGACGTTTGGCAATCAATGGGCGGGCAATGGAGGTACCCAGAAGGTAAACACCTTCATAAACCGCATTGGCACGAAACATTGGGAAGACATAATCACGAACGAATTCTTCGCGCAGGTCATCAATGAAGATTTCCTTGATGCCGAGCAGTTCGGCTTTTTTGCGTGCAGGTTCTACTTCTTCACCCTGACCGATGTCCGCTGTGAAGGTCACAACTTCGCAGTTATATGTGTCTTGTAGCCATTTAAGAATAATGGATGTGTCTAAACCGCCAGAATAGGCTAGCACTACTTTTTTAATGTCACTCATATCAAACCCGCCTTGAAAAATGCGTCCGTTAAATTTGCGCGAGAAAATAGGGCAAATGCCCGATAAGAGCAAGGTTTATTGATACGGTGTTTTGCGTATCGCTTTGTGAAGAACTATAGGTTACAGTGTCGCCGTGCTCATAAAAAGCCGGGAAACGGGAAAATGGACGAGAAACTACTGCAAGATGCGGCACCAGCAATTCTGGAAGCCAGCAGCGAAGCGATTATTACAATTGATTATGACGGCAATATTAAAGGCTGTAATAATCAGTTCCTCTTTTTGCTTGGGCTTAAAGAAGAGCATGAGCTTAAATGTAACATCAATGATCTCTTTCAAGAGTTTGATTTTACGACATTTGAAGCTGATGCCATCGATACCTTTATTCCAACGAAGCTGACCAAGCTCAATGGGACAAGCTCACTTGTATTGATGAAGGTTATTCCCATTGGCCTGCACACAAACAGTTTTAAAACCATCTTAATCCAAGACCCGGAAACCATCCGGCGCATTATTGATCATCTGGATTATATTGATAGCTATGATGTGGGTTCTGGCCTGTTGAACCGTCATAAAGGTACCCTTGAATTTGACAAGCTTCAGACGAGTAATCTTTCTGGTGGGTGTTTCTTTATTAAGACGGGTCTGTCACAAAGCATTGAGAACGAAGAGCAAAAATATGGCGAGATTCTCAAACAAGTCTCGACCCATTTTAAGCCGATTGCCGCACAGGCCTTGGTCTATCGTTATTCAACAGATGAACTGGTTTTCACCTTTACGAGCGATGATCTACCCAGCCAAGAGGTGTTTAAGTCAATCATTGGGGGCATTTCCAATGACCCGTATTTGACACCTGATATTGATATCTCCATTGCCTATAAGCAATGGTCAGGCGCAAAAGAAGGTGTCGATTCTATTATCAGTTCGCTTCATCGTCATTTACGCAAATTAGATGACCCGAAACTGGTGAATGATTTTGGCAAGAAAACCGAACCGGGCAAACGTCATTCTTATTTGCAGAGCCTTGAAAAAGCCCTTGAAGATGGAGAACTTGATTTCTTCATTCAACCACAAATCAGTTCGGAAAATCGTCATGTGGCGGGTGGGGAACTTCTCATTCGCTGGATTCCACCCAAAGGCGAGATGATCCAGCCTTCCCAGTTTGTTGATTATTTGGAGCATGGCGAGTTTGGTAAAACCTTCCTGAATTGGTCGATTAATCGCTCTGCTGAAATTCTCGTGCGCCTGAAAGAAGAACTCGGTGATTTTGTGCCGATTTCCTTAAATGTAGCCTCTAGCTATTTCTCAGAAGAATTGCTTGTCCAGCCGCTTGTGAAATGCATGAGCAATTACGATATTCCGTTTGAAAATCTGGAAATTGAGATTACCGAACGGGTGTTGGCAGAAAACCCTAAAGAGGTGATGAGAACCCTGAGCCATCTGCGCGAAAAAGGCTTCCCCGCTGCCATTGATGATTTTGGGACGGGCTATTCCAGCTTGTCATATTTGCGCAAATTCCCGTTAGATCGTCTCAAGATTGATCGCGTTTTTGTGACCAATTTGGCAGAAAATGAAGAAGATCGCCTTATTGCAGTCGCCATTGCCTCGCTTGCCCATGTGTTGGGTCTGGAAATTGTGGCCGAAGGGGTGGAAACCAATACTCAAGGTTCCTTCTTAAAGAATATCGGCTGTGAGTATTTCCAAGGTTATCTCACCGGTAAACCCATGAGTGTGGATGATTTCATCAGTTTTTATCGCCAAAACGAGAAAAACTTGGATGAACATAGCTGGTCTGATGAATATATCGAAGATACCAAGGTTAATTCCAAACATCGCAAGGTGACTTGGAAGAAGAGTTTCTCAACGGATGTGGTTTCTATTGATAATGAACACCGCGATTTGATTGATTTGCTCAATAAAGCGGCGCAAACCTATCAGGAAGACCCCGAGTCACTGGATTTATGCGAGACGTTTGATTTGATTGGGGCTGAAACCCTGAAACATTTTGATCATGAAGAAAATGTCATGCGCAACATGGGCTATCCACGTTATGAAATGCATAAAGATAAGCATAAATGGCTCATCGCTGACCTTTCCAAACGCAAAGCCGAGATTCTCAAAAATCCTGACAGCACCAACTTTGATGAAGTGCTGCAATATCTCAAATACTGGCTCTTGCGTCATTTGATCAGTGAAGACACCCATATCCTGCGCTATCTCAATAAATCCAACTTCGAGCGCCGCATTCCGTAAATTGAGCACAATTGTCATACTGGACTTGATCCAGTATCCACACAAACTCATATTAGATTCTGCCTTTCCTCAGAAGGACAGGGTTTGATTTTTTTCCACTTTTCTAAAAAGCTATGATAGGTTCCCCACAAAAGTAATCACCCTATTATGTTGGGAGCAAAAAATGAAAATCGGTATTGTTGGTTGTGCGGGTCGTATGGGTCGTATGTTGGTGCAGGCTGTTGTTAATCAGGACGGGGCAGAGCTTGCTGGCGGCACTGAGATGGAAAGCTCGCCTTTTATTGGGCATGACCCGGCTGTTGTGGCTGGTGAAGTACCATGTGGTGCTTCTATTACCTCTGATGCGGATAAGCTTTTTGCCGATTGTGATGCGGTGATTGATTTTACCATTCCCGCAGCCACGGTTGAGCATGCCAAGCTGGCGGCTAAACACAACACCAACCTTGTCATCGGGACCACGGGCTTAAGTGCGGATGATCAGGCGATCATTGCTGAGGCGGCAAAGTCGGTTACCATCATTCAGGCACCCAACATGAGCCTTGGGGTGAACCTTGCTTTTGCGGTGACTGAAAAAGTTGCTTCTATGCTTAATGATGAGTGGGATATCGAGGTTGTGGAAATGCACCACAAACATAAAGTCGATGCCCCTTCAGGTACAGCCCTTGGTTTGGGCCGCGCAGCAGCTGCTGGGCGCAAAGTGAACTTGGATGAGGTCGCTGATAAAGTGCGCGATGGTCATACCGGGGAGCGCAAAAAAGGTGATATCGGTTTTGCTACCTTGCGCGGTGGTGACGTTGTGGGTGATCATACGGTCATTTTTGCCATTGAGGGCGAGCGTTTTGAAATTACCCATAAAGCATCCAGCCGAGTGATCTTTGCACGCGGTGCGGTCACAGGTGCCTTGTGGACAGGGAAAGCCGATGCAGGTCTGTTTGATATGCAAGATGTGTTGGGCCTGAAAGAGTAACTCATGTTTGCTATGCTTTGGTCTGGCAAAACACAGGAGTGTGAACATGAAAAAAGCTGATCGTGAAGAGCTATTTCGCCGCTTTGAAGAAGATAACCCTGAGCCAGAGGGCGAGCTTGATTACACCAATGTCTATACGTTGCTGGTGGCGGTCGCGCTTTCTGCTCAGGCAACAGATGTTGGGGTGAATAAAGCGACGAAAAAGCTTTTTCAGATTGTCTCAACCCCGCAAGATATGCTGGATTTGGGCGAGCCTCAGCTGAAGGACCATATCAAGACCATCGGGCTTTATAATTCTAAAGCCAAGAATGTGATGAAAGCTGCGCAAATGCTGGTTGATCTTCATGACGGTGTTGTGCCCAATGATCAAAAAGCACTTGAGGCTTTACCCGGTGTGGGGCGCAAAACAGCCAATGTGGTGCGCAACCTTGCCTGGGGGGAACATACCATGGCGGTGGATACTCATATT from the Candidatus Terasakiella magnetica genome contains:
- a CDS encoding EAL domain-containing protein translates to MDEKLLQDAAPAILEASSEAIITIDYDGNIKGCNNQFLFLLGLKEEHELKCNINDLFQEFDFTTFEADAIDTFIPTKLTKLNGTSSLVLMKVIPIGLHTNSFKTILIQDPETIRRIIDHLDYIDSYDVGSGLLNRHKGTLEFDKLQTSNLSGGCFFIKTGLSQSIENEEQKYGEILKQVSTHFKPIAAQALVYRYSTDELVFTFTSDDLPSQEVFKSIIGGISNDPYLTPDIDISIAYKQWSGAKEGVDSIISSLHRHLRKLDDPKLVNDFGKKTEPGKRHSYLQSLEKALEDGELDFFIQPQISSENRHVAGGELLIRWIPPKGEMIQPSQFVDYLEHGEFGKTFLNWSINRSAEILVRLKEELGDFVPISLNVASSYFSEELLVQPLVKCMSNYDIPFENLEIEITERVLAENPKEVMRTLSHLREKGFPAAIDDFGTGYSSLSYLRKFPLDRLKIDRVFVTNLAENEEDRLIAVAIASLAHVLGLEIVAEGVETNTQGSFLKNIGCEYFQGYLTGKPMSVDDFISFYRQNEKNLDEHSWSDEYIEDTKVNSKHRKVTWKKSFSTDVVSIDNEHRDLIDLLNKAAQTYQEDPESLDLCETFDLIGAETLKHFDHEENVMRNMGYPRYEMHKDKHKWLIADLSKRKAEILKNPDSTNFDEVLQYLKYWLLRHLISEDTHILRYLNKSNFERRIP
- a CDS encoding argininosuccinate synthase — encoded protein: MSDIKKVVLAYSGGLDTSIILKWLQDTYNCEVVTFTADIGQGEEVEPARKKAELLGIKEIFIDDLREEFVRDYVFPMFRANAVYEGVYLLGTSIARPLIAKRQIEIAREVGADAVSHGATGKGNDQVRFELGYYGLQPDIKVIAPWREWDLNSRTKLIEYAQHHQIPVPKDKFGEAPYSMDANLLHISYEGKALEDPWSEYEESMFLRTIAPEAAPDTPTYIEIEYEKGDPVKLDGKKLSPADMLTALNDLAGKNGIGRLDLVENRFVGMKSRGVYETPGGTIMLTAHRAMESITLDRNAGHLKDELMPRYAELIYNGFWWSPERAALQALIDSTQENVSGVVRLKLYKGNVIVVGRKSDVSLYSEEHVTFEEDEVYDQRDAEGFIKLNALRLRMAAVKPDMGHVG
- the dapB gene encoding 4-hydroxy-tetrahydrodipicolinate reductase yields the protein MKIGIVGCAGRMGRMLVQAVVNQDGAELAGGTEMESSPFIGHDPAVVAGEVPCGASITSDADKLFADCDAVIDFTIPAATVEHAKLAAKHNTNLVIGTTGLSADDQAIIAEAAKSVTIIQAPNMSLGVNLAFAVTEKVASMLNDEWDIEVVEMHHKHKVDAPSGTALGLGRAAAAGRKVNLDEVADKVRDGHTGERKKGDIGFATLRGGDVVGDHTVIFAIEGERFEITHKASSRVIFARGAVTGALWTGKADAGLFDMQDVLGLKE
- a CDS encoding formylglycine-generating enzyme family protein; its protein translation is MRFILFLGIVLLNISSAQAEPAFATGQEFKDCEACPRMITLAPGSFIMGDDTAYKYERPAHEVRIDYPFALGKYEITFDEWEACAQELGCKAAPDDHGWGKGRYPIINVTYKDIGDYLSWISKKTGKTYRLPSEAEWEYGARAGTTTAYWWGDKPGKNNANCRKCGSKWSGLGSAPVGSFKPNPWGFHDMNGNAWEWVADCWSPHHAMAPTDGSPRMDGNCQTPVMRGGSWYYFPKLSRSAYRYKNHEQVFSYNITFRVLRELR
- the nth gene encoding endonuclease III, whose protein sequence is MKKADREELFRRFEEDNPEPEGELDYTNVYTLLVAVALSAQATDVGVNKATKKLFQIVSTPQDMLDLGEPQLKDHIKTIGLYNSKAKNVMKAAQMLVDLHDGVVPNDQKALEALPGVGRKTANVVRNLAWGEHTMAVDTHIFRLGNRTGLAKGKTVLEVEKKLMKAVPIQYMLHAHHWLILHGRYICKARKPECAKCIIYDLCSYKAKTV